The following is a genomic window from uncultured Draconibacterium sp..
TTTAGCCGTTGAATCGAGATACTGTTTCGTTTCTGGTTGGCTAAAATCGTTAAATACATAATACGAAAAATTGCCACCGGCTTCCATTATTGCCTTAATTGTACGTTGAGTCGTATGCAACGAATCTTTTACCGGAGTAATTACTATAGCTTCTGACATTGTTTTTGAAATTGAACTGCAAAGTTAATTAAATTATTGTCCGTTAGGTAACAGAACATTGCTTTTGAAAAGCAGGTGCGCTACTAAAACGCTTAACCATTGTCAGGTTATTTAAACTTATGTATCAAATATTCTAAATCCGTTGTATGGCAACGCTGGCAAGCGTTAAAAAATACTTTAAAATCTATGGTAGAATCGGCTACTTAATTACCTTTGCTTAAGGTTAACAAGAAAAGAAATGCTGTATGAGTAATGCTGTTCAGACTGAAAAAGAGTTCTCGATCGATATGATTCCAGAACCGGAGAACCTGGAGGAGATAGTGTATTCCTTAATGGTTAATCCAAATTTATCAACCATTAACTATTTTAATGATTTTAGCGATCAGGGAATTTCGCCCGAATCGATTGGTGAAAGCGAAACCGATGAAATAGGAATCTTTGAGTTGGACGGTAATGGCACCCGAATGGCAATGAGCACACATGCTTTTCATCACCATTTGGAAAGCGATCCTCAGAAAGCAACCGAAATTTTAATTTCGCGTGCAACGCGTAAAATGTTGTGTTTTGGTGCTCAGCCTTTTGCAGTAAGTGCATTCTTATATCACATCGACTTTGCCGATCCTAACGGTCAGTTTATTGCTTCTGGTGCTAAAAAGGGACTGGAAAATGCTGCCGCAAAGTATGGACTTAAAATATCTGATCGTAAAATTCGCTTCGATCATTTTTCAGAACACGGTCCGGTGCCACCTACTATTATTATAAGTATTATGGCACAGGTGCCCGGCGGCGAGAATTTAATAACCCACAGTTTTAAAAATAAAGGAAACCACATATTTGTAATTGGCCGTTCGCTCGACGACATTAACTCATCGGAATACCTTGAGTTTTACCATGGTGTTGCTGAGTCGCCTCTGCCTTCATTTTCTATAGAGGATGAAATTGCGGTTCAGAAAGCGATAAAAACCTTAATCGGTAAAAAGTTGATAGAAAGCGCCAGCCCGGTTGGTAAAGGCGGACTTTTCTTTACCTTATTACGCGCTGCCATTCCAAATGAATTAGGATTTGATATTACTTCTGATGCAGAAACCAGGAACGATGCATTTCTTTTTGGCGAATCAATGGGGCGTTTAATCGTGGGGGTAAATCCTGATAAAGAGGACGAGTTTGTTGATGCCATGTCGGAGATAAATGTGCCTTTCTTTACCTTAGGGCATGTTACCAAAGGAGAGATAAGAATCGACGATCAGTCGTTGGGTTACATTGATAAAATGACGGTTGGATCTTAATGGCAGCTCTTCCTTACAAGCAATCAAAACAATCTAAGAAAGGTCAGGTAGAGGAGATGTTCGACAATATCTCTCACCGTTATGACTTTCTGAATCATGTTCTATCGTTGAATATCGATAAAATATGGCGCAGAAAGACGATTAAGAAACTAAGACCTTATCAGCCCGTAAATATTTTGGATATTGCAACGGGTACCGGCGATTTTGCTGTTGCTGCGTTAAAATTTGGCGATGTTAAAGTTACCGGAATCGACATTTCGGAAGGGATGTTGAATGTTGGACGAGAGAAAATAAAGGCAAAAAAACTGGAAGACAAAATTCAGTTTCAAAAAGCCGATTCTGAAAATCTGCCTTTTAATGATGGTGCTTTCGATGCCGCTATTGTTGGTTTTGGCGTTCGTAATTTCGAGAACATTGAAAAAGGACTTTCCGAAATTAAACGTGTATTAAAACCCGGAGGCGTATTTTTTGTTCTCGAATTCTCGAAACCAGTGAGTTTCCCGTTCAAGCAAATTTACATGTTTTATTTCATGCGTATTTTGCCCTTAATTGGCCGTATGATATCGAAAGATAGCAGGGCGTATACCTATTTGCCCGAATCGGTAAATGAATTCCCCGATGGTGACAGATTTTTAGCTATTTTAGCTGATGTTGGTTTTGTTCAAAATGAGTGTTATCGACAAACTTTTGGAATCGCCTCAATTTACAAGGCACATAAAGCCAACAATTAAAAACAGAACAAACAATAAATTATTTGTTTTTTTGTTTTTCATAAAAGCAATAGTAACAAGGTGAAAAAAGTTTTAATCTCAATCATATTCCTTATTGTAGCTTGTAGTGTTTTTGCCCAAAAGCAAAAAATTAACTACCTGACTACTTTTGATGATAAGCTTTTTCATTTTGGTTTTACAATCGGGATGAATACCCTCGATTTTAATGTGGTGAATTATAATCCAATTGGGGAAAATGAAGACTTTCGTCCGTATGTTGATGGTGCGGGCAATATTATTGTAAATTACGATGACCTAATTCGTTCTGATGTAGCGACATTGGTTCCCGGTTTTACCGTTGGAATTATAACAAGTATGAGGCTTTCAAAAGACTTTAACTTACGTTTTCTTCCGGGTTTATCGTTTGGCGAACGGCAGTTAACTTTTAATGTGCCGGTAATAGACATTAATGAGTACGATGAAAGTCTTTCTTTCTACACTATTCGCTCTACTTTCCTTGATTTTCCCTTATTGATAAAATACAAGGCCCGACGCATTAACAACGACCGGCCTTATGTAATTTTCGGAGGAGCCTATCGTCACGATATTTCGCGAACTGCGCAAGAAGACTTGATTAAGTTGAAGAACGGTGGTTTTTATGCGGAAGTTGGTGGTGGCTGGGATCATTATTTTGCGTTTTTCAGGTTTTCGGTAGAAGCCAAATTCAGCTTTGGCTTAAACAATCAGCTGGGAGATTTGCCGGCACCAACACAACGATTATATTACGCACAGTCGATAAAAGATCTGCGTTCAAAGATTTTTACCCTTTCATTTCATTTCGAGTAAGCACGTTTAAATTCGGAACAAAGTATTGCAGTAGCAACCGATACATTCAATGATTCAGCCTTTGTTTCATTCATTGAAAAATTAGGAATACTCAGTTTATTAGGAATGAGTTTTTCTACGGCAGGTCTTATTCCGTTTCCTTCGTTGCCCATAACAAGTACGGCCTGTTTGGGCAGTTGCTTTTGGTAAACATTATCGCCATTCATAAATGCGCCAAATAAGGGTGCTTCTGATTTTTGCGCTAAATCTGTCAGCGTTTCAAAATCACACTCATGCAGGTGAATACGATTGAATGATCCCATGCTTGCCTGAATTACTTTCGGGTTGTACAAATCAACCGAATCGGGCGAACAAAAAACATGTTGGATACCATACCAATCGCAAATACGTACTATGGTTCCCATGTTGCCGGGATCCTGAATTCCGTCCAGGTATATGGATAAACCTTCTGGTAGCGATTTGGTGAAATCCTGCTTCTTCGGAATCTCACAAACGGCAAGGCTGTTTTGTGGATGTTGCAACAGACTCACCTTTTTTATTTCTTTCGCATCGGTTTCAATAATTCTTTCCGCAGCAGATTGCGTTATTGGAAAACGAGTTGTAAACTGATCGGTAACGATTAATAGCTTGATTTTAAGGTCAGAGTCTAATGCTTCTTTTACCATTTTATCGCCTTCAATAAGAAAGCAGTTTTCTTTTGTACGGTATTTTTTTAAAGCCAGCGAATTAATAAGTTTTGTTGTACTTTTACCAATCATTTATTTTTGAACTGAATTCATATAATATTTGTGGTAAAGTTACTGTTTCTGTAAAAACACTAGCTTATTTTTATACAATAAAAGATGTAGGATTTGGCAGCGAAGAATTACAGGCAAAAAATTGGAAGTTACAAGTGGATATTTGTTTTATGCGCAATGCTGTTTGCATCGTGTTCTCAAACTCGTTTTGTGCCGGAGCAAGAGTATTTGTTGCAAAAAGTTGAACTCGAAATTGATAACCAGGAGGTGAGCCGGGAAGAAGCCAAATCTGTTTTACGGCAAAAGGAAAATTATAAGATTCTGGGTTTTATAAAGTTCTATCTGTTGTTGTACAATATGTCGTCGAAGAAAAAGACTGACGATTGGCTAAAACGGATTGGTGAAGCACCGCAACTGTACGATGAAAATATGGCCGAGCGTTCGGCAGAACAGCTTAAAAGGTACATGGGGCAACGTGGTTATTACCAGGCAAAAATTACGCAGGATGTACAGCTTAATGAAAAGAAGCAGAAAGCCAAACTGAAATTTTCGGTAGAGGCAGGCGACCAGTATAAAGTACGGCGGGTAAACTATCACTTCGAAACGCCTGAATTGCAGAAAATATTTTACAACGACTCGGCAAAACATCAAATGAGTCCAGGTACTGCATTCGATATTTATGAATTGGAAAAGCAGCAGAAAAGAATTGTTAATTTGTACCAAAAAAACGGGTACTATTACTTTTCGAATAACCAGGTGCGTTATCTTGCCGATTCAATACAGTACAATAAACAGGTAATTCTCGATCTTTTTATTGGAGAACCGCGATCGAGCCAGGTTGACAGCACCAGGTTGTTAAGGCCGTATTACCTGAATAATTTTTATTATTCGGTGATGCCCGGAAATACACCGGTTACAGCAAACCGAAAACAAGATTACAATTTCTCTGATACACTCTTTTGGGATCACTCTGTGCTTTATGCAAACGAAAAGGTTTCGTATCCGCCAGGGCTTTTTATTCGAACCAACCAAATGCAAAGCGGCGACCTGTATAATATTGCTGAAGTAGAGAACACCTTTAATGCGTTGAATCGATTACGTCAGTTTCGGTTTGTCGATATTCAGTTTAACGAAACTTATCCTGAGCAAGACACCAACTTGCTCGACTGTAATATTCGGTTGGCACCTCTAAATAAACAATCTACTTCGTTTGACATTGAAGGGACCAATACCTCGGGAAATTTGGGTGTGGCCGGTAATATTTATTATCAGCACCGCAACCTGTTTAAAGGCGCCGAGGTATTTCAGGTGCGGTTAAAAGGGGCTACCGAACGCCTGCACCGGTCGGTAGGAGATGGAACTACAGAATCATTTAATACGCGCGAATTTGGTGTTGAAACAAGTTTAATGGTGCCCAAACTTTTAGGGCCGGGTAAATACATACGAAGTTTTGGAAAGTATTTACCGAAAACGGTTTTTAACGCCGGTTATAACTTTCAGCGCCGCCCGGAATACACCCGAACCATTACTAACTTTAAATTTGGTTACGACTGGAAGACCTCGCAAAACTACCGGCATGTCTGGAATTTTCTGGATATGAACGTTGTTCGTTTGTATGAATTCGATCCTCAGTTTATCAATTCCATTCAGGATTTGTACATTAAAAGTAGTTTTACCGACCACTTGATTTTTGCGATGAACTACTCGCTTATTTTTAATAACCAGCGGCTTTCTTCCAATAAAAATTATATGTATACCCGGCTAAATGTCGAGTCGTCGGGAAATATTCTTTGGGCAATATCTGAAC
Proteins encoded in this region:
- a CDS encoding AIR synthase-related protein; the protein is MSNAVQTEKEFSIDMIPEPENLEEIVYSLMVNPNLSTINYFNDFSDQGISPESIGESETDEIGIFELDGNGTRMAMSTHAFHHHLESDPQKATEILISRATRKMLCFGAQPFAVSAFLYHIDFADPNGQFIASGAKKGLENAAAKYGLKISDRKIRFDHFSEHGPVPPTIIISIMAQVPGGENLITHSFKNKGNHIFVIGRSLDDINSSEYLEFYHGVAESPLPSFSIEDEIAVQKAIKTLIGKKLIESASPVGKGGLFFTLLRAAIPNELGFDITSDAETRNDAFLFGESMGRLIVGVNPDKEDEFVDAMSEINVPFFTLGHVTKGEIRIDDQSLGYIDKMTVGS
- the ubiE gene encoding bifunctional demethylmenaquinone methyltransferase/2-methoxy-6-polyprenyl-1,4-benzoquinol methylase UbiE, with the protein product MAALPYKQSKQSKKGQVEEMFDNISHRYDFLNHVLSLNIDKIWRRKTIKKLRPYQPVNILDIATGTGDFAVAALKFGDVKVTGIDISEGMLNVGREKIKAKKLEDKIQFQKADSENLPFNDGAFDAAIVGFGVRNFENIEKGLSEIKRVLKPGGVFFVLEFSKPVSFPFKQIYMFYFMRILPLIGRMISKDSRAYTYLPESVNEFPDGDRFLAILADVGFVQNECYRQTFGIASIYKAHKANN
- a CDS encoding porin family protein, which encodes MKKVLISIIFLIVACSVFAQKQKINYLTTFDDKLFHFGFTIGMNTLDFNVVNYNPIGENEDFRPYVDGAGNIIVNYDDLIRSDVATLVPGFTVGIITSMRLSKDFNLRFLPGLSFGERQLTFNVPVIDINEYDESLSFYTIRSTFLDFPLLIKYKARRINNDRPYVIFGGAYRHDISRTAQEDLIKLKNGGFYAEVGGGWDHYFAFFRFSVEAKFSFGLNNQLGDLPAPTQRLYYAQSIKDLRSKIFTLSFHFE
- a CDS encoding RNA methyltransferase; protein product: MIGKSTTKLINSLALKKYRTKENCFLIEGDKMVKEALDSDLKIKLLIVTDQFTTRFPITQSAAERIIETDAKEIKKVSLLQHPQNSLAVCEIPKKQDFTKSLPEGLSIYLDGIQDPGNMGTIVRICDWYGIQHVFCSPDSVDLYNPKVIQASMGSFNRIHLHECDFETLTDLAQKSEAPLFGAFMNGDNVYQKQLPKQAVLVMGNEGNGIRPAVEKLIPNKLSIPNFSMNETKAESLNVSVATAILCSEFKRAYSK
- a CDS encoding BamA/TamA family outer membrane protein; the protein is MAAKNYRQKIGSYKWIFVLCAMLFASCSQTRFVPEQEYLLQKVELEIDNQEVSREEAKSVLRQKENYKILGFIKFYLLLYNMSSKKKTDDWLKRIGEAPQLYDENMAERSAEQLKRYMGQRGYYQAKITQDVQLNEKKQKAKLKFSVEAGDQYKVRRVNYHFETPELQKIFYNDSAKHQMSPGTAFDIYELEKQQKRIVNLYQKNGYYYFSNNQVRYLADSIQYNKQVILDLFIGEPRSSQVDSTRLLRPYYLNNFYYSVMPGNTPVTANRKQDYNFSDTLFWDHSVLYANEKVSYPPGLFIRTNQMQSGDLYNIAEVENTFNALNRLRQFRFVDIQFNETYPEQDTNLLDCNIRLAPLNKQSTSFDIEGTNTSGNLGVAGNIYYQHRNLFKGAEVFQVRLKGATERLHRSVGDGTTESFNTREFGVETSLMVPKLLGPGKYIRSFGKYLPKTVFNAGYNFQRRPEYTRTITNFKFGYDWKTSQNYRHVWNFLDMNVVRLYEFDPQFINSIQDLYIKSSFTDHLIFAMNYSLIFNNQRLSSNKNYMYTRLNVESSGNILWAISELAGRDLTFEQDSVTHKLSDYYEVLNVRFAQYVKADLELRKAFQIDRYNYVVGRLFGGVGLPYGNSPFLPFEKQYFAGGANGIRAWQVRSLGPGSYTPEDENAYPNQSSDIKLEANIEYRFRLLGSLEGALFVDAGNIWAINSNDNREGAVFKVDKFYKQIAVGTGTGFRFDLSYFILRTDIGMKLRAPAAPVGKRWIIGSRGYKRDDFTFSFAIGYPF